The Hemiscyllium ocellatum isolate sHemOce1 chromosome 39, sHemOce1.pat.X.cur, whole genome shotgun sequence genome contains a region encoding:
- the c39h15orf40 gene encoding UPF0235 protein C15orf40 homolog, whose translation MRRTWLRCVLITLMVPGVRVVPSFQRLPCVRSPPLASSRLGLGLGLGLRAESGGFRQRNLPKVVSETRMNKMTMKNSAKPAQAPLGPVKLDKNGSVLVAIHAKPGAKQNAITDVSEEAVGVAIAAPPSDGEANVELVCYLAKVLALKKSEVILEKITSESSEDSGLIDPRGSARKTQDCSYYKLV comes from the exons ATGAGAAGGACTTGGCTTCGCTGCGTCTTGATCACCCTGATGGTTCCCGGTGTCCGTGTAGTACCGAGTTTTCAGCGGCTCCCTTGTGTTCGCTCCCCGCCACTGGCCTCATCccgcctgggcctgggcctggggctGGGCCTCAGAGCAGAGTCAGGTGGTTTTAGGCAAAGAAACTTGCCGAAAGTCGTCAGCGAAACCCGAATG AATAAGATGACCATGAAGAATTCTGCAAAACCAGCTCAGGCACCTCTGGGACCTGTGAAACTCGATAAAAATGGCTCTGTTTTAGTTGCTATTCACGCTAAACCTGGAGCCAAACAAAATGCCATAACTG ATGTGTCAGAAGAAGCTGTGGGTGTGGCCATCGCAGCCCCCCCATCTGATGGCGAGGCCAATGTGGAACTAGTGTGCTATCTGGCCAAAGTGCTGGCACTAAAGAAAAGTGAAGTCATCCTGGAGAAG ATCACGTCAGAAAGTAGTGAAGATTCTGGCCTTATTGACCCCAGAGGAAGTGCAAGAAAGACTCAGGACTGCAGTTACTACAAGCTAGTGTAA